GAGGGCCTCCATCGGCGCGGTTTCGATGGCGGTCCGTCAACAGGGGAGGGTGAGCGGGGGCATAGCTTTTTGGGGGGACCGCGCCGGCGTGCCGGCGTGGGGGAGCCAAAAAGCGTCATTGCCGCCGGCCACCCTCCCCTGTAGGACCAAAGCCACGAAGCCGTGTCGGTGGAGGCCGTCCCGCACCGACTGTGGCCGCCCGTTCCCGCATTGGCTACCCAGTGATAGGCCCTGGCGCCGCTGTCACCCTTGCCGGGCTTGTTAGCCGATCCATGTACATGGCTCCGCAAACAAGGCCGTCAGGCGTGCTTGTCCGAATAACCGTCCTCATGCTGCCGGGTCGTATCTTGCACACCCAGAAGGTGCCGAAAATCTATCTGGGTGGCGGCGCTATCCTCGGCGGTCAAGACTCCTTCGCCACAAGCGCAATACCAGCCCGGTTGCTGGACGGTCAGAGTGTGGCCTTTGTAGGTAATCGCCATGGGGCGAATGTCGCGGTCCATCCCCGCACCACATTCATGACACGTCACCCTGTTGGGCTGGTCGCTCACAGTCGCAGACTCGCCTGGATTTCATCGACGGTGACGCGAACCATCGTTTTATTCCGTTCGATCAGCCCCAGTTGGGCAAGCGCGTCCACGTCCTCGTGAACGCGCTTGTAATCCCGGCCCAGGCCGCGAGCCAGGGCCGCAACGCTCCGGGCCGGCTGCTGGTGCAGGTGTCGCAACAATTCCATGCGTTTGTTGGTCAAGGCCGCCAGCAAAGAATCGAGGTCCAGAAAGGTCAGATGGCTTTCCTGCACATCCTGTCCCTGCTCGGCCTTGTGCCATGCCTCGGCAAATCGCTTGGCCATGTCTTCAGCCGTGCCGACATGAAGTTTAACGTCGCTCATTTTCCACCTCTGCACCGTTCTACATCCGCCAGGAAATCAGCCAGCAGAACCTCGACGGAAACAAACTGGTAAACTTCCTCGCGTTCGCCGTAATGGCGATGATCGCCCTTGCCGGGCTCGTTGTCATAGGCAACCAGCCGACGGCCAGCATAGCCATAGAAAAGGCTGTATTTCAGCCCGTGGTCGCTTCCGCGAACCGGCTGCGGCACTTTCCAGATGGTCATTTCGAGAATGGCCCCATCAGGATAAGCGAGCTTGTCGCGGAAGATTTGTTCAGCCTTTTTCATAGGGCATATAATGCCATAAACCATATATGGCGTCAAACGCCATATATGCTGAGCGAGAAGCAGCCCGCAACCCAAGTGCTAACATCCAGAATCAATTTTTCGCGAAATTTGTATTGATGCTTAATCATCATAATCGTAGCCTTATCTACCAAAAATAGATAAAGCCCAATTGCATCCGCATCAGGAGAGGCCAAAGTGAGTGATCATCACAATTTTGGAGGAGCCTGGACACTTGTTAAACTGGCTGCGTTAAAGAGCTATCTCCCCGCATTCACCACTGCGCTGAGCCGACAGAGCTTTCAACTCCTTTATATTGACGCCTTCGCAGGAACCGGTCGTTGCGACATTAAAATTGATGGTGCCGCCACAAGCGTTGATGGGTCAGCCAGGATTGCACTGGAGGCGCAACCAGCGTTTGATAAGCTCTATTTCATAGAAATGGATGAAAAGAAGCATCGAGCATTAGAATCACTGGCCACAGAACACCAAGGCCGCTCCGTAAAATTAATTAAAGACGATGCAAATATTGCACTACGCAGTATTTGCATGACAAATAATTGGAAAAATACAAGAGCCGTATTATTCTTAGACCCATACGGAATGAATGTTGAGTGGGATACGCTCAGAGCAATCGCAAACACACAGGCGATTGACATATGGTATCTGTTCCCATATTCAGCACTTTACCGACAGGCTGCGAAAAATGCGGATCGTCTCGCTCCTGAAAAAGAAGCCGCAATTACACGGTTATTAGGAACGGAGGCATGGAAGGAAAAGTTCTACGCACCGCCGAGGCAGCCATCATTGTTTGGAAATGATTCTGATGTAAGGACAGCAAGCCACAGCGAAATGCTTGATTTTGTTTCAAATCGCCTTAAAAATCTCTTTCCAGCCACAACAACACCTAAAATACTGAGACAGTCAACAGGCGCACCGTTATTTGCTTTATATTTTGCAGTATCCAACCCGAATCAAAGGGCATGCGGCATCGCAACCAAAATTGCTGACCACATCATCAAAAATTTATAATTGAATTCCAGGGTAGGCATCCCATGTACGCCCATTGAATTCCCTGCCATTCGCCTTTTTGTGGCGCTTGACGCCATCAGCGCCCCAACCTCCCCATTGCTTGAAAAAGAAGGCGACGCCGGCTTGTTCGGAGAGGCGCTGAATACTCTCGACCCAGGCGGGCTCCATCGGACGGGCCTTGTGACCAGATTCCCCGCCAACAATTGCCCAATGAATTCCGGACAGGTCGAACTCGCCCAGGTCTTCGAGTAGTGGCTCTATCGACAAAAACCGCACCCGAGCTTCAACTTGTCGCAGATAGTCAATGCGCGGCAGTCCATAAGCACGATCCTCGACAGACACACCCAACCATACATTCGGTGGACAGCGGCGCGATGAGAAGTAAGCCGGCAATCGGTCAGCTCGCTTGGTCAGGATTTGATAGGTGTGTCGAGGGGTGTCGGCGATAACCGTGAAGACTTGGTCAAGAAAGCTATCTGGAATGTCGTAGTGGAAAAGATCGCTCATCGAATTGACGAAATAGATGGTCGGCTTTCTACGAGCCTGTGGCTGGAAAATACGATGCGGATGAAGCGCGAGCTTGAATTCCTGGTCATAGCCGGGTGCACGCATGGCATGGAGGCGTCGCGCCATGACTTCGGCATAGCAATGCTTACAACCGGGCGAAATCTTGGTACAGCCGGTGGTCGGGTTCCAGGTCTGCTCTGTCCATTCAATCGTCGTATTAGTGCTCACGACTTCCTCCTGTGACCATATCCACTACGAAACGGCCAGAATCATTTCATAAAAGTAGAATAGAACGCCTGCGAATTGGTTAATCAGACCGCGAAAACCACAGATTGAGCGGAGCGGAGTGCAGTACCAATATGTCGCCTGGAGGGAAAGCGGGCTCAACACGGCACTGTCGCATAAGCTGGAACATTTTCACTTCCTCCCCGTCGTAGTCCGTTTGGCCTTGGCCTGCTTGTCCTGAAGTTCCTCCCTGGCGGCGGAAAACTCCCGGCACACCTTGGTCAATCCTCCCGGCTCCTTACCGACGCGCCAGGCGTGCAGGGCCTTGGCCAACGCCGGCCCCTTGCCCTTCCAGAAGTTGTTGAAAGCCTGCTGGTGTTCCGGGCAGCAAAATTCCTGCGCCTTGCGCACCTGGTCGAAGTCGCCACCGCACCACAGGCATTTGCACTTCGGTTTTTCAACCGCATTCTGTCGAGACTGCTGGCGCTTTTGCCGTTCATAGGCTTCCCGACATACGGCACTGCAACATTTCTGATTACGACGCGGATTGAGCATCACCGCGCCGCACCAGCGGCAGCACTTGGGCGCTGTTTCCTCCTTCCGGCTGCTCTGGGTCACCGGGGGCGCCTCAGGTGCCTCAGGCGGGCTTGATTTGGGAACCGTGTACATGGATGGCGAAACAAGCTTCGCGACCGACCCAGGGGCGTCGTCGATCATGCCTTCCTCCTGTCGTTCTCGATCTCGGCGGCCATGCCGGCGGCGATGGCGGCGGAATTGCGATGCTGATAGCCCTGCTGCAACAGCGCCTGCACGTTCTTCCAGGCGGTATCGGCCCAAGCTTCGGCCAGTTCAGCGGCGTCGCCATCGCCTTGGGCCAAGGCGGCTTGCAACTGCCGCATGGCCCGGTTGTAGGTGTCGAGAGCCTGCACGGCCTGCTTATGGGCGGAATCGGCTTCCTGGTTGTGATAGGTGATGGCCTGGGCGGCGCCGGGGGTCATCGTGTCGATCTGGCTCATGCTCATGACCAGCGCTCCTGCCCCTGGAGGGCGGTCAACACACTGTCGGTCAGGACGATTTCAACATGGTCGG
This is a stretch of genomic DNA from Magnetospirillum gryphiswaldense MSR-1 v2. It encodes these proteins:
- a CDS encoding phage Gp37/Gp68 family protein; this translates as MSTNTTIEWTEQTWNPTTGCTKISPGCKHCYAEVMARRLHAMRAPGYDQEFKLALHPHRIFQPQARRKPTIYFVNSMSDLFHYDIPDSFLDQVFTVIADTPRHTYQILTKRADRLPAYFSSRRCPPNVWLGVSVEDRAYGLPRIDYLRQVEARVRFLSIEPLLEDLGEFDLSGIHWAIVGGESGHKARPMEPAWVESIQRLSEQAGVAFFFKQWGGWGADGVKRHKKANGREFNGRTWDAYPGIQL
- a CDS encoding toxin-antitoxin system TumE family protein, producing MKKAEQIFRDKLAYPDGAILEMTIWKVPQPVRGSDHGLKYSLFYGYAGRRLVAYDNEPGKGDHRHYGEREEVYQFVSVEVLLADFLADVERCRGGK
- a CDS encoding three-Cys-motif partner protein TcmP, encoding MSDHHNFGGAWTLVKLAALKSYLPAFTTALSRQSFQLLYIDAFAGTGRCDIKIDGAATSVDGSARIALEAQPAFDKLYFIEMDEKKHRALESLATEHQGRSVKLIKDDANIALRSICMTNNWKNTRAVLFLDPYGMNVEWDTLRAIANTQAIDIWYLFPYSALYRQAAKNADRLAPEKEAAITRLLGTEAWKEKFYAPPRQPSLFGNDSDVRTASHSEMLDFVSNRLKNLFPATTTPKILRQSTGAPLFALYFAVSNPNQRACGIATKIADHIIKNL
- a CDS encoding YgiT-type zinc finger protein; the encoded protein is MSDQPNRVTCHECGAGMDRDIRPMAITYKGHTLTVQQPGWYCACGEGVLTAEDSAATQIDFRHLLGVQDTTRQHEDGYSDKHA